In Prunus dulcis chromosome 1, ALMONDv2, whole genome shotgun sequence, the following are encoded in one genomic region:
- the LOC117615567 gene encoding E3 ubiquitin-protein ligase KEG isoform X1: MAKQVVAAQPSVSFEYELLDGDSDHLRTVVGSTDQKSPWIEPSKLKLRHRIGRGPFGDVWLATHHQSTEDYDEYHEVAIKMLHPIKEDNMRIVLDKLEDMFRKCQGVRGVCWLHGTSIISGKICIIMKLYEGSVGDKMAQIRGGKLALSDVLRYGIGLAAGVFELHSKGILVLNLKPSNVLLNENDQAILGDFGIPYLLLGIPLISSDMTRRIGTPNYMAPEQWQPEVRGPISFETDSWGFGCSIVELLTGVRPWGGKSVDEISDSVVRRQEKPDIPSGLPPAIENLLLGCFEYDLRSRPLITDILNVFKSSLQNAISSGGDWTGLGTRTITEKSSSTGYTEWFLSKDHLQVGDTVRSRKPANSCKPENMYVPEGTVVGVEGDTDHHGFVLVRIHGIHDPLRVHVSTLERVTFGLAAGDWVRLKKEDKKHSPVGILHSIHRDGNVAVGFIGLETLWKGNSSEFQMAESYCVGQFVRLKANVLSPRFEWPRKRGGIWATGRISWILPNGCLIVKFPGMLTLGDENSTFVADPAEVALVTFNTCPGIVKKYQHLEDFHWAVRPLLVALGLFTAMKLGIFVGSKMGRYKVRKQQTGAAQNENQHTDGQNSGNPAWRPPNVANILFREGASTGLTR; this comes from the exons ATGGCTAAACAAGTTGTCGCCGCCCAACCGTCAGTTTCATTTGAGTATGAGCTTTTAGATGGTGATTCTGATCACCTAAGGACTGTCGTAGGCTCTACAGACCAGAAAAGTCCGTGGATTGAACCTTCAAAGTTGAAACTTAGACACAGAATTGGGCGGGGACCCTTTGGTGATGTTTGGTTAGCAACCCATCATCAGTCGACTGAAGATTATGATGAGTATCATGAGGTGGCTATCAAGATGCTTCATCCAATTAAAGAAGACAACATGAGAATTGTGTTGGATAAACTAGAAGATATGTTCCGTAAGTGTCAAGGAGTAAGAGGTGTTTGTTGGCTACATGGAACTTCAATAATCAGTGGAAAG ATATGCATCATAATGAAATTATATGAGGGATCAGTTGGTGACAAAATGGCTCAAATCAGAGGAGGAAAGCTTGCACTTTCTGATGTTCTGAG GTATGGGATAGGGTTGGCTGCGGGGGTTTTTGAACTACATTCCAAAGGGATCTTGGTTCTTAACCTAAAACCTTCTAATGTTCTTCTAAATGAAAATGACCAAGCAATACTTGGAGATTTTGGTATTCCTTATCTATTGCTTGGCATTCCATTGATAAGCTCAGATATGACTCGGAGGATCGGAACGCCAAACTACATGGCACCTGAACAGTGGCAACCAGAAGTACGAGGTCCAATATCCTTTGAGACCGACTCTTGGGGTTTTGGGTGCAGCATTGTGGAACTGTTGACTGGTGTCCGACCTTGGGGTGGGAAATCTGTTGATGAAATATCTGATTCAGTAGTCAGAAGGCAAGAAAAACCAGATATACCAAGTGGACTTCCTCCTGCAATAGAGAATCTTCTTCTTGGTTGCTTTGAGTATGACTTGAGGAGTCGCCCTTTAATAACGGACATAttgaatgtatttaaaag CAGCTTGCAGAATGCAATCTCCAGTGGTGGAGACTGGACAGGTCTTGGGACTAGAACAATCACGGAGAAATCAAGTAGCACTGGTTACACGGAGTGGTTCCTTTCGAAGGATCATCTCCAAGTGGGTGACACAGTGCGTTCCAGAAAGCCAGCAAACTCCTGCAAACCTGAAAATATGTATGTCCCAGAAGGCACAGTAGTGGGTGTAGAAGGTGACACAGATCACCATGGGTTTGTTTTGGTGAGGATTCATGGCATCCATGACCCATTAAGGGTTCATGTTTCAACACTGGAGCGGGTAACTTTTGGCTTGGCAGCTGGTGATTGGGTGCGCTTGAAGAAAGAAGACAAGAAACACTCACCAGTAGGTATTCTTCATTCCATCCATCGCGATGGTAATGTAGCTGTTGGATTTATAGGGTTGGAAACTCTCTGGAAGGGGAATTCTTCAGAGTTTCAAATGGCAGAATCCTACTGTGTGGGTCAGTTTGTTAGGCTGAAAGCTAATGTTTTGAGCCCTCGTTTTGAATGGCCTCGTAAGAGGGGAGGGATATGGGCTACTGGGAGGATATCGTGGATCCTACCAAATGGGTGCCTTATTGTGAAGTTCCCAGGAATGCTGACTCTTGGGGATGAGAACTCGACCTTTGTAGCTGATCCTGCTGAAGTGGCATTGGTTACGTTTAATACTTGCCCGGGAATCGTGAAGAAGTACCAACATCTTGAGGATTTCCATTGGGCAGTGAGACCACTTCTGGTTGCATTGGGGCTATTCACAGCCATGAAGCTAGGCATCTTTGTTGGGTCAAAAATGGGGAGATATAAGGTGAGGAAACAACAGACTGGTGCTGCACAGAATGAGAATCAACACACAGACGGTCAGAATTCCGGCAATCCGGCATGGAGGCCTCCTAACGTGGCAAATATCCTTTTCCGAGAGGGTGCTTCAACAGGTCTTACTCGGTAG
- the LOC117615567 gene encoding E3 ubiquitin-protein ligase KEG isoform X2 codes for MAKQVVAAQPSVSFEYELLDGDSDHLRTVVGSTDQKSPWIEPSKLKLRHRIGRGPFGDVWLATHHQSTEDYDEYHEVAIKMLHPIKEDNMRIVLDKLEDMFRKCQGVRGVCWLHGTSIISGKICIIMKLYEGSVGDKMAQIRGGKLALSDVLRYGIGLAAGVFELHSKGILVLNLKPSNVLLNENDQAILGDFGIPYLLLGIPLISSDMTRRIGTPNYMAPEQWQPEVRGPISFETDSWGFGCSIVELLTGVRPWGGKSVDEISDSVVRRQEKPDIPSGLPPAIENLLLGCFEYDLRSRPLITDILNVFKSLQNAISSGGDWTGLGTRTITEKSSSTGYTEWFLSKDHLQVGDTVRSRKPANSCKPENMYVPEGTVVGVEGDTDHHGFVLVRIHGIHDPLRVHVSTLERVTFGLAAGDWVRLKKEDKKHSPVGILHSIHRDGNVAVGFIGLETLWKGNSSEFQMAESYCVGQFVRLKANVLSPRFEWPRKRGGIWATGRISWILPNGCLIVKFPGMLTLGDENSTFVADPAEVALVTFNTCPGIVKKYQHLEDFHWAVRPLLVALGLFTAMKLGIFVGSKMGRYKVRKQQTGAAQNENQHTDGQNSGNPAWRPPNVANILFREGASTGLTR; via the exons ATGGCTAAACAAGTTGTCGCCGCCCAACCGTCAGTTTCATTTGAGTATGAGCTTTTAGATGGTGATTCTGATCACCTAAGGACTGTCGTAGGCTCTACAGACCAGAAAAGTCCGTGGATTGAACCTTCAAAGTTGAAACTTAGACACAGAATTGGGCGGGGACCCTTTGGTGATGTTTGGTTAGCAACCCATCATCAGTCGACTGAAGATTATGATGAGTATCATGAGGTGGCTATCAAGATGCTTCATCCAATTAAAGAAGACAACATGAGAATTGTGTTGGATAAACTAGAAGATATGTTCCGTAAGTGTCAAGGAGTAAGAGGTGTTTGTTGGCTACATGGAACTTCAATAATCAGTGGAAAG ATATGCATCATAATGAAATTATATGAGGGATCAGTTGGTGACAAAATGGCTCAAATCAGAGGAGGAAAGCTTGCACTTTCTGATGTTCTGAG GTATGGGATAGGGTTGGCTGCGGGGGTTTTTGAACTACATTCCAAAGGGATCTTGGTTCTTAACCTAAAACCTTCTAATGTTCTTCTAAATGAAAATGACCAAGCAATACTTGGAGATTTTGGTATTCCTTATCTATTGCTTGGCATTCCATTGATAAGCTCAGATATGACTCGGAGGATCGGAACGCCAAACTACATGGCACCTGAACAGTGGCAACCAGAAGTACGAGGTCCAATATCCTTTGAGACCGACTCTTGGGGTTTTGGGTGCAGCATTGTGGAACTGTTGACTGGTGTCCGACCTTGGGGTGGGAAATCTGTTGATGAAATATCTGATTCAGTAGTCAGAAGGCAAGAAAAACCAGATATACCAAGTGGACTTCCTCCTGCAATAGAGAATCTTCTTCTTGGTTGCTTTGAGTATGACTTGAGGAGTCGCCCTTTAATAACGGACATAttgaatgtatttaaaag CTTGCAGAATGCAATCTCCAGTGGTGGAGACTGGACAGGTCTTGGGACTAGAACAATCACGGAGAAATCAAGTAGCACTGGTTACACGGAGTGGTTCCTTTCGAAGGATCATCTCCAAGTGGGTGACACAGTGCGTTCCAGAAAGCCAGCAAACTCCTGCAAACCTGAAAATATGTATGTCCCAGAAGGCACAGTAGTGGGTGTAGAAGGTGACACAGATCACCATGGGTTTGTTTTGGTGAGGATTCATGGCATCCATGACCCATTAAGGGTTCATGTTTCAACACTGGAGCGGGTAACTTTTGGCTTGGCAGCTGGTGATTGGGTGCGCTTGAAGAAAGAAGACAAGAAACACTCACCAGTAGGTATTCTTCATTCCATCCATCGCGATGGTAATGTAGCTGTTGGATTTATAGGGTTGGAAACTCTCTGGAAGGGGAATTCTTCAGAGTTTCAAATGGCAGAATCCTACTGTGTGGGTCAGTTTGTTAGGCTGAAAGCTAATGTTTTGAGCCCTCGTTTTGAATGGCCTCGTAAGAGGGGAGGGATATGGGCTACTGGGAGGATATCGTGGATCCTACCAAATGGGTGCCTTATTGTGAAGTTCCCAGGAATGCTGACTCTTGGGGATGAGAACTCGACCTTTGTAGCTGATCCTGCTGAAGTGGCATTGGTTACGTTTAATACTTGCCCGGGAATCGTGAAGAAGTACCAACATCTTGAGGATTTCCATTGGGCAGTGAGACCACTTCTGGTTGCATTGGGGCTATTCACAGCCATGAAGCTAGGCATCTTTGTTGGGTCAAAAATGGGGAGATATAAGGTGAGGAAACAACAGACTGGTGCTGCACAGAATGAGAATCAACACACAGACGGTCAGAATTCCGGCAATCCGGCATGGAGGCCTCCTAACGTGGCAAATATCCTTTTCCGAGAGGGTGCTTCAACAGGTCTTACTCGGTAG
- the LOC117616421 gene encoding adenine phosphoribosyltransferase 5-like isoform X3, giving the protein MFAAENGLKGDPRLQAISEAIRVVPHFPKPGIMFQDITTLLLDHKAFKHTVDIFVDRYRDMDISVVAGEVISEAYELEYGTDCLEMHVGAVQPGERALIIDDLIATGGTLSAAITLLERVGAEVVECGCVIGLPEVKCYAVELLLMIVTFQGQCRLNGKPLYILVEPREIDNCC; this is encoded by the exons ATGTTTGCAGCAGAAAATGGACTCAAAGGAGACCCAAGGCTCCAAGCCATATCTGAAGCCATAAGGGTTGTGCCTCACTTTCCAAAACCAG GAATAATGTTTCAAGACATAACAACATTGTTGCTTGATCACAAGGCCTTCAAGCATACTGTCGACATTTTTGTTGATCGCTACAGAGACATGGACATCTCTGTTGTTGCTG GAGAAGTAATTTCAGAAGCATATGAGCTTGAGTATGGGACTGATTGCCTGGAGATGCATGTTGGTGCTGTTCAGCCTGGTGAACGTGCATTGATAATTGATGATTTAATAGCTACAGGTGGGACCTTGTCAGCAGCAATAACACTTTTGG AACGTGTAGGGGCTGAAGTGGTCGAATGTGGATGCGTTATTGGTTTGCCTGAGGTTAAG TGCTATGCAGTTGAGCTGCTCTTGATGATTGTGACCTTTCAGGGACAGTGCAGGCTTAATGGAAAGCCACTTTATATCCTTGTGGAGCCACGCGAGATAGATAACTGTTGTTGA
- the LOC117616421 gene encoding adenine phosphoribosyltransferase 5-like isoform X1 produces the protein MFAAENGLKGDPRLQAISEAIRVVPHFPKPGIMFQDITTLLLDHKAFKHTVDIFVDRYRDMDISVVAGVEARGFMFGPSIALAIGAKFVPLRKPRKLPGEVISEAYELEYGTDCLEMHVGAVQPGERALIIDDLIATGGTLSAAITLLERVGAEVVECGCVIGLPEVKCYAVELLLMIVTFQGQCRLNGKPLYILVEPREIDNCC, from the exons ATGTTTGCAGCAGAAAATGGACTCAAAGGAGACCCAAGGCTCCAAGCCATATCTGAAGCCATAAGGGTTGTGCCTCACTTTCCAAAACCAG GAATAATGTTTCAAGACATAACAACATTGTTGCTTGATCACAAGGCCTTCAAGCATACTGTCGACATTTTTGTTGATCGCTACAGAGACATGGACATCTCTGTTGTTGCTG GAGTGGAAGCCAGAGGGTTCATGTTTGGTCCTTCGATTGCCTTAGCTATTGGCGCCAAGTTTGTCCCTTTACGTAAACCTAGAAAGTTGCCGG GAGAAGTAATTTCAGAAGCATATGAGCTTGAGTATGGGACTGATTGCCTGGAGATGCATGTTGGTGCTGTTCAGCCTGGTGAACGTGCATTGATAATTGATGATTTAATAGCTACAGGTGGGACCTTGTCAGCAGCAATAACACTTTTGG AACGTGTAGGGGCTGAAGTGGTCGAATGTGGATGCGTTATTGGTTTGCCTGAGGTTAAG TGCTATGCAGTTGAGCTGCTCTTGATGATTGTGACCTTTCAGGGACAGTGCAGGCTTAATGGAAAGCCACTTTATATCCTTGTGGAGCCACGCGAGATAGATAACTGTTGTTGA
- the LOC117616421 gene encoding adenine phosphoribosyltransferase 5-like isoform X2, which yields MFAAENGLKGDPRLQAISEAIRVVPHFPKPGIMFQDITTLLLDHKAFKHTVDIFVDRYRDMDISVVAGVEARGFMFGPSIALAIGAKFVPLRKPRKLPGEVISEAYELEYGTDCLEMHVGAVQPGERALIIDDLIATGGTLSAAITLLERVGAEVVECGCVIGLPEVKGQCRLNGKPLYILVEPREIDNCC from the exons ATGTTTGCAGCAGAAAATGGACTCAAAGGAGACCCAAGGCTCCAAGCCATATCTGAAGCCATAAGGGTTGTGCCTCACTTTCCAAAACCAG GAATAATGTTTCAAGACATAACAACATTGTTGCTTGATCACAAGGCCTTCAAGCATACTGTCGACATTTTTGTTGATCGCTACAGAGACATGGACATCTCTGTTGTTGCTG GAGTGGAAGCCAGAGGGTTCATGTTTGGTCCTTCGATTGCCTTAGCTATTGGCGCCAAGTTTGTCCCTTTACGTAAACCTAGAAAGTTGCCGG GAGAAGTAATTTCAGAAGCATATGAGCTTGAGTATGGGACTGATTGCCTGGAGATGCATGTTGGTGCTGTTCAGCCTGGTGAACGTGCATTGATAATTGATGATTTAATAGCTACAGGTGGGACCTTGTCAGCAGCAATAACACTTTTGG AACGTGTAGGGGCTGAAGTGGTCGAATGTGGATGCGTTATTGGTTTGCCTGAGGTTAAG GGACAGTGCAGGCTTAATGGAAAGCCACTTTATATCCTTGTGGAGCCACGCGAGATAGATAACTGTTGTTGA
- the LOC117616421 gene encoding adenine phosphoribosyltransferase 5-like isoform X4, translated as MFAAENGLKGDPRLQAISEAIRVVPHFPKPGIMFQDITTLLLDHKAFKHTVDIFVDRYRDMDISVVAGVEARGFMFGPSIALAIGAKFVPLRKPRKLPGEVISEAYELEYGTDCLEMHVGAVQPGERALIIDDLIATGGTLSAAITLLDLV; from the exons ATGTTTGCAGCAGAAAATGGACTCAAAGGAGACCCAAGGCTCCAAGCCATATCTGAAGCCATAAGGGTTGTGCCTCACTTTCCAAAACCAG GAATAATGTTTCAAGACATAACAACATTGTTGCTTGATCACAAGGCCTTCAAGCATACTGTCGACATTTTTGTTGATCGCTACAGAGACATGGACATCTCTGTTGTTGCTG GAGTGGAAGCCAGAGGGTTCATGTTTGGTCCTTCGATTGCCTTAGCTATTGGCGCCAAGTTTGTCCCTTTACGTAAACCTAGAAAGTTGCCGG GAGAAGTAATTTCAGAAGCATATGAGCTTGAGTATGGGACTGATTGCCTGGAGATGCATGTTGGTGCTGTTCAGCCTGGTGAACGTGCATTGATAATTGATGATTTAATAGCTACAGGTGGGACCTTGTCAGCAGCAATAACACTTTTGG ATCTGGTTTAG
- the LOC117615479 gene encoding myosin-2 heavy chain, non muscle: MAFSAASRSNLPTSSSQSYGKLCSLRFSRKQNKVAFITTTKRKGSSLRIIRSVLNNRKSSISGNGASEPARILLERLFAQTQKLEEQMNRNSHHPQDIQLGFNLEILESDLHAALAALKKKEEDLQDAERTVFFEHCELHRTKEELEQREKEIAAASCRYEKIGEELKQANLLLASQARHIDDIKLRLRERDQEIAAAQSTLSLKEEELDKMRNELLLKSEEAAKTESELKSKSHLLNEANEVVKRQAVEVQGLRKSLQEKEEELEVSQMQRKLEVEKLKVAEEKLEKQTMEWLLAQEELKKLAEEASRHAGETNETLEDFRRVKKLLADVRSELVSSQKSLASSRQKMEEQEKLLETQWEELEEHKGSVMTYLTTLKDAQIEVQSERAKLKVAEAQKKELERDLSMEKELMEELQELLKKERYSLHQAINGISSLQKKLDKKNADFGKMRDLLQVKESEMVEAKLEIQHLKSEQDSLKLILDEKDLELLNARNKLEEVNNEIADLKMLLNSKEDQLIQATTMLKEKDEHVNTMQNELNDTKLKYSEAETVVGRIVELTNKLVISIKDDDSNAPRTFDDMGQDLLQQLLENPADDFRLQIKPLETELELARDSLRTKEMEVLAFQRALTIKDEELKMVLGRLDAKEKEVKKMKEEAEDPNDLRKLYALAQERLGEKSIGDLAIEKLQIEAAQLEVEAATNALHKLAEMSGEFLHKASLSIEADAYTTIFLPNGSDPSRSAAENDECLTEVTTEVSRILALTDQLVKEAGIVVRAGPAGQ; this comes from the exons ATGGCCTTCTCTGCCGCTTCTCGCTCCAATCTCCCCACCTCTTCTTCTCAATCCTACGGCAag TTATGCTCCCTTAGGTTCAGCAGGAAGCAGAATAAAGTAGCTTTTATAACTACCACAAAGCGAAAAGGTTCTTCCTTGAGGATTATTAGATCGGTCTTAAATAATAGGAAGTCGAGCATTAGTGGCAATGGAGCATCGGAACCTGCAAGGATTCTTCTTGAGAGGTTGTTTGCACAGACTCAGAAACTGGAAGAACAGATGAACCGAAATTCTCATCATCCTCAGGATATCCAGCTAGGTTTTAACCTTGAAATCCTGGAGTCTGATCTTCATGCTGCATTGGCAGcactgaagaagaaggaagaagatttGCAGGATGCTGAAAGAACGGTTTTCTTCGAGCATTGTGAATTACACCGCACAAAGGAGGAGCTGGAGCAACGGGAGAAAGAAATTGCTGCAGCTTCTTGTAGGTATGAAAAAATAGGGGAGGAATTGAAGCAGGCTAATCTCCTCTTAGCTTCCCAAGCCAGGCACATAGATGACATAAAGCTTcggctgagagagagagatcaggAGATCGCGGCTGCACAGTCCACACTTTCTTTGAAAGAAGAGGAATTGGACAAAATGAGAAATGAATTGCTGCTAAAGAGTGAAGAAGCTGCTAAGACTGAGTCTGAGCTTAAATCCAAGTCTCACCTGCTGAATGAAGCCAATGAAGTGGTCAAGAGACAAGCAGTTGAGGTTCAAGGACTCCGGAAATCTCTacaggagaaagaagaagaattggaagTTTCTCAGATGCAAAGGAAACTTGAAGTGGAGAAGCTCAAAGTTGCAGAGGAAAAGTTGGAGAAGCAAACAATGGAGTGGTTATTGGCACAGGAAGAACTTAAGAAACTAGCAGAGGAAGCATCTAGACATGCTGGAGAAACTAATGAAACTTTAGAGGATTTCAGAAGAGTGAAGAAGCTTCTCGCTGATGTGAGGTCTGAGTTGGTTTCCTCTCAGAAATCTCTGGCTTCCTCTAGACAGAAAATGGAAGAACAAGAGAAGCTTTTGGAAACTCAATGGGAAGAGCTCGAAGAACACAAGGGAAGTGTTATGACTTACTTAACAACTTTGAAAGATGCCCAAATAGAAGTACAGAGTGAAAGAGCAAAGCTTAAGGTTGCAGAGGCTCAAAAAAAGGAGCTTGAACGGGATTTATCCATGGAGAAGGAGCTTATGGAAGAGTTACAAGAGCTGttgaagaaagagagataCTCTCTGCATCAGGCTATCAATGGGATTTCTTCGCTCCAAAAGAAGCTAGACAAGAAAAATGCTGACTTTGGGAAAATGCGTGATCTTCTTCAGGTTAAAGAATCAGAAATGGTGGAGGCTAAGCTCGAAATTCAGCATTTGAAATCTGAGCAGGATTCACTTAAGCTTATTTTGGACGAAAAAGATTTGGAACTTTTAAATGCAAGGAATAAGCTTGAGGAAGTAAACAACGAAATTGCAGACCTGAAGATGCTTTTGAACAGTAAAGAGGACCAGCTTATTCAAGCAACTACTATGCTCAAGGAGAAAGACGAACATGTAAACACAATGCAAAATGAGTTGAATGACACAAAGCTGAAATATTCAGAAGCTGAAACTGTGGTAGGACGGATTGTAGAGCTCACTAATAAGTTGGTTATATCCATCAAGGATGACGACTCCAATGCACCCAGAACGTTTGATGACATGGGCCAAGACTTACTGCAGCAACTATTGGAGAATCCAGCTGATGATTTTAGGTTGCAGATAAAACCGCTTGAAACTGAGCTTGAATTAGCAAGGGACAGCTtaagaacaaaagaaatggaagtccTAGCTTTTCAGAGGGCTCTCACAATCAAAGATGAGGAGCTTAAGATGGTTCTGGGGAGATTagatgcaaaagaaaaagaagtaaagaaaatgaaagaagagGCCGAAGATCCTAATGATCTGAGAAAGCTATATGCTTTGGCACAAGAGAGATTAGGGGAGAAGAGTATCGGAGACTTGGCAATCGAGAAGCTTCAAATTGAGGCAGCCCAACTGGAAGTTGAAGCAGCAACCAATGCACTCCATAAACTTGCAGAAATGAGCGGGGAATTTTTGCATAAGGCTAGCTTGAGCATTGAGGCTGATGCTTATACCACCATCTTCCTGCCAAATGGTTCTGATCCCAGCAGAAGTGCGGCGGAGAATGATGAATGTTTAACGGAGGTTACAACAGAAGTTTCCCGGATTTTGGCCTTGACCGATCAGCTTGTGAAAGAGGCTGGTATTGTTGTAAGAGCAGGGCCTGCAGGGCAATAG